One genomic segment of Methanothermococcus okinawensis IH1 includes these proteins:
- the vhuG gene encoding F420-non-reducing hydrogenase subunit VhuG: MADKVKVGLIQLCGCSGCHMSLLDLHEKLLDVLPNLEIVYAPIIADVKEIPEGIDVFLVEGGIRNEHDKHLVEEIREKSKIVVAWGSCAAFGGIPGLGNLYTKEEFLNTIYSTASTDNPGEIPSEDIPPLEEEVKPISKVVKVDLVLPGCPPRPEHNAEAIVALLEGREPQLSSKIVCDDCPRKKEGTYPEKFKRSYEGTPDPEKCLFEQGYTCLGMATKSGCGAMCPRAGMPCRGCFGKAPAVIDQGAAAANAYAASGDASLEIMDKVALFNRFSLAAALIPNKIKK, translated from the coding sequence ATGGCAGATAAAGTTAAAGTAGGACTGATACAGTTATGCGGATGTTCTGGATGCCACATGTCATTATTGGATTTACATGAAAAACTACTCGATGTCCTTCCAAACTTGGAAATAGTTTATGCTCCTATTATTGCAGATGTAAAAGAAATACCTGAGGGCATCGATGTATTCCTTGTTGAGGGCGGCATAAGAAACGAACACGACAAACATCTCGTTGAAGAAATCAGAGAAAAATCAAAAATAGTAGTTGCATGGGGAAGCTGTGCAGCTTTTGGTGGCATACCAGGACTTGGTAATCTATACACCAAAGAAGAGTTTTTAAATACGATATATAGCACAGCATCAACAGATAATCCCGGTGAAATTCCAAGCGAAGATATACCACCATTGGAGGAAGAAGTTAAACCTATAAGCAAGGTAGTAAAAGTTGATTTAGTATTACCTGGATGTCCTCCAAGACCAGAACATAACGCAGAAGCTATTGTTGCACTATTGGAAGGTAGAGAACCACAATTATCTTCAAAAATCGTATGTGATGACTGTCCAAGGAAAAAAGAAGGAACTTATCCTGAGAAATTTAAAAGGTCATATGAAGGAACTCCTGACCCTGAAAAATGTCTATTTGAACAGGGATATACCTGTTTAGGTATGGCTACAAAATCAGGATGTGGAGCAATGTGCCCAAGAGCAGGTATGCCATGCAGAGGATGCTTTGGAAAAGCACCTGCGGTTATTGACCAAGGTGCAGCAGCAGCAAATGCTTATGCAGCATCAGGAGATGCATCTTTGGAAATTATGGACAAAGTAGCGTTATTTAATAGGTTTTCATTAGCCGCTGCATTAATACCTAATAAAATAAAAAAATAA
- the comE gene encoding sulfopyruvate decarboxylase subunit beta, whose protein sequence is MQKLRRIDIIRILMEYVKDELIICNIGCPCKELCCVKDRAENFYMLGSMGLCSSIGLGLALSTDKKVISIDGDGSVLMNLGSLSTIGHEKPDNFILLIVDNSAYGSTGNQPTHTNNTNLCKIAQACGIDAVEVSDEKELREAIKKSLNENKTKVIVAKAIPYNEKTENIKIHPIVIKDRFMKAVKN, encoded by the coding sequence TTGCAAAAATTAAGAAGAATCGATATAATAAGAATCTTAATGGAGTATGTTAAAGATGAGCTCATAATATGTAATATAGGATGTCCATGTAAGGAACTCTGCTGTGTAAAAGATAGGGCTGAAAATTTCTACATGTTAGGTTCTATGGGCTTATGTTCTTCCATAGGTTTAGGATTGGCACTATCCACAGATAAAAAGGTAATATCAATAGATGGAGATGGTTCTGTTCTTATGAATTTAGGTTCTTTATCTACCATAGGACATGAAAAACCAGATAATTTTATATTGTTGATTGTGGATAATTCAGCCTATGGCTCAACAGGAAACCAGCCAACCCATACGAACAATACAAATCTATGTAAAATAGCACAGGCATGCGGTATTGATGCCGTAGAAGTGTCCGATGAAAAAGAATTAAGGGAAGCAATTAAAAAATCATTAAATGAAAATAAAACAAAGGTAATTGTTGCTAAGGCAATACCATATAACGAAAAAACAGAAAATATAAAGATTCATCCAATTGTTATAAAAGATAGGTTTATGAAAGCTGTTAAAAATTAA
- a CDS encoding RNA-guided pseudouridylation complex pseudouridine synthase subunit Cbf5 translates to MELITREESKTNYEYGFNPYNRPIAELLQYGLVVIDKPSGPTSHEVSSWVKKILHLNLAGHAGTLDPKVTGVLPVALENTTKCIQVWHMLPKEYVCLMHLHRDATEEDIIRIFKEFEGRIFQRPPLKAAVKRSLRIRKIHKLELLEMDGRDVLFKVKCQSGTYIRTLAEDIGEALGTSAHMQELRRTKSGPFGEEEAVYLQDLTDAYVFWKEEGNEEELRKIVKPMEYGLRHLKKIVIKDSAVDAICHGADVYLNGIAKLSKGIGIDEIVLIETLKGEAVAIGKALLSTKNILKETEYTNPIVDTERVLMKPGTYPRMWKGKKGKNRKK, encoded by the coding sequence TTGGAATTAATTACAAGGGAAGAATCAAAAACAAATTATGAGTATGGATTTAATCCATATAATAGACCAATAGCTGAGCTCCTACAATATGGTCTTGTGGTAATTGACAAACCATCTGGACCCACATCTCATGAGGTTTCATCATGGGTAAAAAAGATATTGCATTTAAATCTTGCAGGACATGCTGGAACACTTGACCCAAAGGTAACTGGTGTTTTGCCTGTTGCACTGGAAAATACAACAAAGTGCATACAAGTTTGGCACATGCTTCCAAAGGAGTATGTGTGTTTAATGCATCTTCATAGGGATGCAACAGAGGAGGATATTATCCGTATTTTTAAGGAGTTTGAGGGAAGAATATTCCAAAGACCCCCATTAAAAGCAGCAGTGAAAAGAAGTTTAAGAATAAGAAAGATACACAAACTGGAACTTCTTGAAATGGATGGAAGGGATGTTCTGTTTAAAGTTAAATGCCAATCTGGGACATATATAAGAACACTTGCAGAAGATATTGGAGAGGCACTTGGAACATCGGCACATATGCAGGAGCTCAGGCGAACTAAAAGCGGACCATTTGGAGAGGAGGAGGCTGTTTATTTACAGGATTTAACTGATGCCTATGTATTTTGGAAAGAGGAGGGAAATGAGGAGGAGTTAAGAAAGATAGTAAAACCTATGGAATATGGGCTTCGACATTTAAAAAAGATAGTAATAAAAGACAGTGCTGTGGATGCAATTTGCCATGGTGCAGATGTGTATTTAAATGGTATTGCAAAACTTAGTAAAGGAATAGGTATTGATGAAATTGTTTTAATAGAAACTTTAAAGGGAGAGGCTGTAGCAATAGGTAAGGCATTATTAAGCACAAAAAATATATTAAAAGAGACAGAATATACTAATCCAATAGTAGATACCGAAAGAGTATTGATGAAACCTGGAACATATCCAAGAATGTGGAAAGGTAAAAAAGGTAAAAATAGGAAAAAATAA
- the vhuD gene encoding F420-non-reducing hydrogenase iron-sulfur subunit VhuD, translating to MAEPTIMAFVCYQUGYGAADLAGTSRLQYPASVRIVRMPCTGKFDITYALRAFQKGADAVFVAGUKPHECAFETGNFKAEERVKLTKQILDELGIGGERIEMFFMSSAEADKFASAVKEMTERVKKLGPNPLKA from the coding sequence ATGGCTGAACCCACAATCATGGCATTTGTATGCTACCAGTGAGGATATGGTGCAGCAGATTTAGCAGGCACCAGTAGGCTTCAATATCCAGCATCAGTAAGGATTGTAAGAATGCCATGCACTGGAAAATTCGATATTACCTATGCATTAAGAGCTTTCCAGAAAGGTGCTGATGCAGTATTCGTAGCTGGATGAAAGCCTCATGAATGTGCCTTTGAAACAGGGAACTTCAAAGCTGAAGAGAGGGTTAAACTTACAAAACAGATTTTAGATGAGCTCGGTATAGGTGGAGAAAGAATTGAAATGTTCTTCATGAGTAGTGCCGAGGCTGATAAATTCGCTTCCGCAGTAAAAGAAATGACTGAAAGAGTTAAAAAATTAGGTCCAAACCCTCTGAAAGCTTAA
- a CDS encoding formylmethanofuran dehydrogenase subunit B: MVKIVKDVVCPFCGTLCDDLEIMVEDGHIVGTKNACRIGNAKFMHFEGAVRYTEPLMRENKKDDFKKTDYETAIEETARLLVESKLPLMYGFSATECHAHQVAVELGEKIGAVLDNTASVUHGPSVLALQDVGYPVCTLGEVKNRADVVIFWGSNPMHAHPRHMSRYSIFSRGFFRERGRHDRTMIVVDPRKTDTAKLADIHLQVEPHKDYELISAMRAVLKGFELEVDEVAGVPSETIYEAVDICKNAQFGQLFFAMGVTMTKGKHRNIDNAIELVIDLNAHTKFGLMPMRGHYNVNGFNQVSTWVTGYPFGVDFSRGYPRYNPGETCANDLLQRGETDMMLNIASDPGAHFPQKAVKHMAKIPLVCIDPHQTPTSELANIIIPPAIAGVEVDGTAYRMDGVPIELRKVIDAPEGVLPDSEILKMLMKKVDEMM; this comes from the coding sequence TTGGTAAAAATAGTAAAGGATGTTGTATGTCCTTTCTGCGGCACCCTATGTGATGACTTGGAAATTATGGTTGAAGATGGACACATAGTTGGAACAAAAAATGCTTGCAGAATAGGAAATGCAAAATTCATGCATTTTGAAGGTGCTGTAAGATATACAGAACCTTTAATGAGAGAAAATAAAAAAGACGACTTCAAAAAAACAGATTATGAAACTGCAATAGAAGAAACTGCAAGATTATTGGTAGAATCAAAATTACCTTTAATGTATGGATTCTCAGCAACAGAGTGTCATGCTCATCAGGTAGCTGTCGAGCTCGGTGAAAAAATAGGAGCAGTATTGGATAACACGGCAAGTGTTTGACACGGGCCTTCTGTATTGGCTTTACAAGATGTAGGATACCCAGTTTGCACCCTTGGAGAAGTTAAAAACAGAGCTGATGTTGTTATATTTTGGGGCTCAAACCCAATGCATGCTCACCCAAGACATATGAGTAGATATTCAATATTTTCCAGAGGATTTTTCAGAGAAAGGGGAAGACACGACAGAACAATGATTGTTGTAGACCCAAGAAAAACCGACACTGCAAAATTGGCAGATATTCATTTACAGGTTGAACCTCATAAGGATTATGAATTAATAAGTGCTATGAGGGCTGTATTAAAAGGCTTTGAATTGGAAGTGGATGAAGTTGCAGGTGTTCCATCTGAAACCATCTACGAAGCTGTGGATATCTGTAAAAATGCCCAGTTCGGACAATTGTTCTTCGCTATGGGCGTTACGATGACAAAAGGAAAACACAGAAACATTGACAATGCCATTGAACTTGTTATTGACTTAAATGCTCATACAAAATTTGGTTTAATGCCAATGAGAGGGCACTACAATGTAAATGGGTTCAACCAAGTTTCCACATGGGTTACTGGATACCCATTTGGTGTTGATTTCTCAAGAGGATATCCAAGATACAACCCTGGGGAAACCTGTGCAAATGACCTTCTCCAAAGAGGAGAAACTGACATGATGCTAAACATAGCCTCTGACCCAGGAGCTCACTTCCCACAAAAAGCTGTTAAACACATGGCAAAAATCCCTCTGGTATGTATTGACCCTCACCAAACACCAACATCAGAATTGGCAAACATTATAATTCCTCCTGCAATAGCAGGTGTTGAGGTTGATGGAACAGCATATAGGATGGATGGAGTTCCAATAGAACTTAGAAAAGTAATTGATGCACCAGAAGGTGTATTACCAGATAGTGAAATCCTAAAAATGTTGATGAAAAAAGTCGATGAAATGATGTAA
- a CDS encoding FIST signal transduction protein: MNRQVLKVGAGQSKDPEEAIKMAMQKTKNPTLTIVFASSNLNPNEVYDSIKKEVGNSHIIGGTTAGEFSSAVEHPLNDSVAVMTIESPYLKVGVGIGNDLSQKPFECGKEAVKQAYTSLKNNPTASALISVAFMNKNSSDILKMKPFMNIIIPDGLAGHEEEFLRGVISEIGSSIPIVGGSTGDDLKFEKTYQFANGVYSNTGIVATLSSALKIGVGYGHPYFPTKKGAIITKSKGRTVYELDHRPAVDVMKELLNVDELTPEIFAQRPMGVKSSDVFGEYTIKSAMCANNDGSITFYAEVNEGNYLTVMDTDREYAINSFKNALINAINNAGNPKKIGAIIIFNCILRYLLKERLNINDLDIIKEIVGDVPVIGFNTYGEQGATLGGSIGHYNQTSTILVIGNETISQ, from the coding sequence TTGAATAGACAAGTATTAAAAGTTGGGGCGGGTCAGTCAAAAGACCCAGAAGAAGCCATAAAAATGGCAATGCAAAAAACAAAAAATCCGACCTTAACCATTGTTTTTGCTTCTTCAAATTTAAATCCTAATGAAGTGTATGATTCTATTAAAAAAGAAGTTGGAAATTCTCATATAATAGGTGGAACAACAGCAGGTGAGTTTTCGAGTGCTGTTGAACATCCATTAAACGATAGTGTTGCGGTGATGACTATTGAAAGTCCATATCTAAAAGTAGGTGTTGGTATTGGGAATGATTTATCTCAAAAGCCTTTTGAATGTGGAAAAGAAGCTGTAAAACAGGCCTATACTTCATTAAAAAATAACCCTACCGCATCTGCGTTGATATCTGTTGCATTTATGAATAAAAACAGTTCAGATATTCTAAAAATGAAACCTTTCATGAATATTATAATACCCGACGGATTGGCAGGGCATGAGGAAGAATTTTTAAGGGGAGTAATTTCAGAAATTGGAAGTAGTATCCCAATTGTTGGAGGTTCCACAGGTGATGATTTAAAATTTGAAAAAACATACCAATTTGCAAATGGCGTGTATTCAAACACAGGCATAGTTGCTACATTAAGCAGTGCATTAAAAATAGGTGTTGGATATGGCCATCCATATTTTCCAACTAAAAAAGGAGCCATTATCACGAAATCGAAAGGAAGAACAGTTTATGAACTTGACCATAGACCCGCAGTAGATGTTATGAAAGAACTGCTTAATGTGGATGAGCTCACCCCAGAGATATTTGCTCAAAGACCAATGGGGGTTAAATCTTCTGATGTTTTTGGTGAATATACTATAAAAAGTGCTATGTGTGCAAATAACGATGGAAGCATAACATTCTATGCAGAAGTTAATGAAGGAAATTATTTAACAGTAATGGACACAGATAGAGAATATGCCATAAATTCATTTAAGAACGCATTAATTAATGCCATAAATAATGCAGGAAATCCAAAAAAGATAGGGGCAATTATAATATTTAACTGTATATTAAGATATTTACTCAAAGAACGGTTAAATATAAATGACCTTGACATAATAAAAGAAATAGTGGGGGATGTTCCAGTAATTGGATTTAATACCTATGGGGAACAGGGAGCTACACTTGGAGGTTCCATTGGACATTATAACCAAACTTCAACAATATTGGTAATTGGTAATGAAACAATATCCCAATAA
- the vhuA gene encoding F420-non-reducing hydrogenase Vhu subunit A: MGKITIEPLSRVEGHGKVTITLDESGKPKDVKLHITALRGFEQFVIGRPAEEVPRIVPRICGICQTAHHLASVKAVDAAWGAEVPSAASKLRELMLMGNMIHSHALHFYYLAAPDLVVGPDADPAVRNIIGIIDKAPEVAKKAIALRKFGQTLVEKTGGRPIHPVSGIPGGISKSLKEEERDELLKEIDTVVEYAKDGIDLIKSLNEQYMDVAKSLGVIDTWYLGLVKDGKHNFYDDTLRFLSPDGKEKMEFKPAEYLDYIGEHVVSHNYVKYPYNKKVGYPEGLYRVGPLAMVNVCDSMATPLAEEARKEFMDTFGSPANQSLAYNHARLIELLAACERAKELLNDSEITSTDTRAEVQPKAGNGVGVVEAPRGVLIHNYETDDRGVVVKANMIVATTHNVPTMEKAIQQAATEIFK; this comes from the coding sequence ATGGGCAAAATTACAATCGAACCGCTAAGCCGTGTTGAAGGGCATGGAAAAGTTACAATTACATTGGATGAGTCAGGAAAACCAAAAGATGTTAAATTGCATATTACTGCACTGAGAGGCTTTGAACAATTTGTTATAGGGCGACCTGCTGAGGAAGTTCCAAGAATTGTTCCAAGAATTTGTGGTATATGTCAAACAGCTCATCACCTTGCAAGTGTTAAAGCTGTTGATGCAGCATGGGGAGCTGAGGTACCAAGTGCAGCCAGCAAACTTAGAGAGTTAATGCTTATGGGTAATATGATACACAGCCATGCATTGCACTTTTACTATTTGGCAGCTCCTGACTTAGTAGTTGGTCCAGATGCAGACCCTGCTGTTAGAAATATAATCGGCATTATTGATAAGGCTCCCGAAGTAGCCAAAAAGGCAATAGCATTGAGAAAATTCGGTCAAACATTGGTTGAAAAAACCGGAGGAAGACCCATTCATCCAGTTTCTGGGATACCCGGAGGAATTTCTAAATCACTTAAAGAAGAAGAAAGAGATGAATTGTTAAAAGAAATAGATACAGTAGTGGAATATGCAAAGGATGGTATTGATTTAATAAAATCATTAAACGAGCAATATATGGATGTTGCAAAATCATTAGGTGTTATTGATACATGGTATTTGGGATTGGTAAAGGATGGAAAACATAACTTCTACGACGATACTTTGAGATTTTTATCACCAGATGGTAAAGAAAAGATGGAGTTTAAGCCCGCTGAATACTTGGATTACATTGGAGAACATGTAGTTTCACATAACTATGTAAAATATCCTTACAACAAAAAAGTTGGATATCCAGAAGGGCTTTACAGAGTAGGTCCTTTGGCAATGGTTAATGTATGTGATTCCATGGCAACACCATTAGCAGAAGAGGCTAGAAAAGAATTTATGGATACATTCGGAAGTCCTGCAAACCAGTCCTTGGCATACAACCATGCAAGATTAATAGAATTACTTGCAGCATGTGAAAGGGCAAAAGAATTATTAAACGACAGCGAAATTACATCGACAGACACAAGAGCCGAAGTTCAGCCAAAAGCAGGAAATGGAGTTGGAGTAGTAGAGGCTCCAAGGGGTGTATTGATTCATAACTATGAGACTGATGATAGAGGAGTTGTCGTAAAGGCAAACATGATTGTAGCAACAACACACAATGTTCCTACAATGGAAAAAGCTATTCAGCAGGCTGCAACGGAAATATTCAAATAA
- the vhuB gene encoding F420-non-reducing hydrogenase associated-polyferredoxin VhuB, whose protein sequence is MEGIKIQEDACLVCNACKAVCPTDAIEIAPFKTCTLCMQCVEVCPTGALSEIDGKIDYNPVKCMKCGKCAEACPTKIKRVDNIYPYSKGHCVLCQKCVDVCPIEIISIPGLVEKPKKQITIPDEPIAVMDNCVGCGVCVPECPVEAITIEDNKAVIDKTKCIYCSICGQTCPWNAIAVSGKIPKKRKKEVISFNVDRNTCIGCFKCAEICPGNMIKVDKNNLIVMPPKACPACSLCVNVCPVNSLTLNVKYDSAHPITDEGLVIIDEDYETLKECAEVCPTRAIKVDEKSKTVKMCIVCGACTVACPTGALKMGTINHNGKDYNRIEFNPSLCDKCGKCVEVCPMKVLEIDENDEHLPLKGYCVMCLLCLSCAEQIKGKGKVIDLK, encoded by the coding sequence TTGGAAGGAATAAAAATTCAAGAGGATGCATGCTTGGTATGTAATGCATGTAAGGCTGTCTGTCCAACAGACGCCATAGAGATAGCCCCCTTTAAAACATGCACACTCTGTATGCAGTGTGTGGAAGTATGTCCAACTGGGGCTTTATCAGAAATAGATGGTAAGATAGACTATAATCCAGTTAAATGCATGAAATGTGGAAAATGTGCAGAGGCCTGTCCTACAAAAATAAAAAGAGTAGATAATATATACCCATATTCAAAGGGACATTGTGTTTTATGTCAAAAATGTGTAGATGTCTGTCCAATTGAAATTATATCAATACCTGGACTTGTAGAAAAACCTAAGAAACAAATTACAATACCCGACGAACCAATAGCTGTAATGGATAACTGCGTTGGATGTGGAGTATGTGTTCCAGAATGTCCTGTGGAGGCTATTACAATTGAGGACAACAAGGCAGTTATAGATAAAACAAAATGTATATACTGCTCTATATGTGGTCAAACCTGCCCATGGAATGCAATTGCAGTATCTGGAAAGATACCTAAAAAGAGAAAAAAAGAAGTTATATCCTTTAATGTTGATAGAAACACCTGCATAGGATGTTTCAAATGTGCTGAGATATGTCCAGGAAATATGATTAAAGTGGATAAAAATAATTTGATAGTAATGCCTCCAAAGGCTTGTCCAGCATGTAGTTTATGTGTCAATGTCTGTCCAGTAAATTCCTTAACACTGAATGTAAAATATGACAGTGCTCATCCAATTACAGACGAAGGTCTCGTAATCATCGATGAAGATTACGAAACCCTTAAAGAATGTGCAGAAGTCTGTCCTACACGAGCTATAAAGGTAGATGAAAAATCAAAAACTGTAAAAATGTGTATAGTTTGTGGAGCCTGCACAGTAGCTTGTCCTACTGGTGCCTTAAAAATGGGCACAATAAACCATAATGGAAAGGATTATAATAGAATAGAATTTAACCCTTCCCTATGTGATAAATGTGGAAAATGTGTAGAAGTTTGTCCAATGAAGGTTTTAGAGATAGATGAAAATGATGAACACCTTCCTTTAAAGGGATACTGTGTAATGTGTCTTTTATGTTTAAGCTGTGCAGAGCAGATAAAGGGAAAAGGTAAAGTCATTGATTTAAAATAG
- a CDS encoding ATP-binding protein, translating to MKFFNREKEIFEILSVLDEEPNNIYFIYGPINSGKTTLINHIINNKLNDGYKVFYINFRTLLISEKRDFIEAIFTTKKEGILEKIKDKSEVINILTKGVGIVTGIPIPEVELNNLFEARINDAFQYLNDILLETKKCGKRPIIIFDELQMIKEITANGQKYLLKEIFQFLVSLTKEQHLAHCLCLTSDSLFVEYVYNTGELRGRVEYIFVDDFDKKIALKFMEFLAREKLNRKLSNDEKELIYSYVGGKAKDIYDIIIKTAHKNLRDVLEEKLLNEVNIMEEFLRDLNYIKPEVNIRGQMIEVNKKEIREALELFKKKYIVKLHDIPKHVYVYLINENILFLNPQKGILKPQSFLVWNAIKKVV from the coding sequence ATGAAATTTTTCAACAGAGAAAAAGAAATATTTGAAATATTATCTGTATTGGATGAAGAACCAAATAATATTTATTTTATTTATGGTCCCATAAACAGTGGGAAAACTACTTTAATTAATCATATTATAAACAATAAGTTAAATGATGGGTATAAGGTATTTTATATAAATTTTAGAACATTGCTAATATCTGAAAAAAGAGATTTTATTGAAGCGATATTTACTACAAAAAAAGAGGGGATTTTGGAAAAAATAAAAGATAAGTCTGAAGTAATTAACATACTTACAAAGGGAGTAGGGATAGTTACAGGAATTCCGATTCCTGAAGTGGAATTAAATAACTTATTTGAAGCTAGAATAAATGATGCTTTTCAATATCTTAATGATATATTATTGGAAACTAAAAAGTGCGGTAAGAGACCAATTATAATATTTGACGAGTTGCAGATGATTAAAGAAATAACTGCTAATGGACAAAAATACCTTTTAAAAGAAATATTTCAGTTTTTAGTGTCCTTAACAAAAGAACAACATTTAGCACATTGTTTATGTTTAACATCAGATAGTTTATTTGTTGAGTATGTATATAATACAGGAGAGCTCCGAGGACGAGTGGAATATATTTTTGTGGATGATTTTGATAAAAAAATTGCATTAAAATTTATGGAATTCTTAGCTCGGGAAAAACTAAACAGAAAATTATCAAATGATGAAAAAGAACTAATATATTCTTATGTTGGGGGAAAGGCCAAAGATATTTACGACATAATAATTAAAACAGCCCATAAAAACTTACGAGATGTATTGGAAGAAAAATTACTCAACGAAGTTAATATAATGGAAGAATTTCTACGGGATTTGAATTACATTAAACCAGAAGTTAATATTAGAGGACAAATGATTGAAGTAAATAAAAAAGAAATAAGGGAAGCACTGGAATTATTTAAAAAAAAGTATATTGTGAAATTACATGATATTCCAAAACATGTTTATGTTTATCTGATTAACGAGAACATATTATTCCTAAATCCACAAAAAGGAATATTGAAACCACAGTCATTTTTAGTATGGAATGCCATTAAGAAGGTCGTTTGA
- a CDS encoding 4Fe-4S dicluster domain-containing protein has translation MKIEINEKYCKGCDICIYVCPRDVFVKSDKLNKKGVYPPVAEHPEKCTNCQLCVLECPDQAVSVEVDEE, from the coding sequence ATGAAAATAGAGATAAATGAAAAGTACTGTAAAGGCTGTGATATTTGCATATATGTATGCCCAAGGGATGTTTTTGTAAAATCCGATAAATTGAACAAAAAAGGAGTTTATCCACCTGTTGCAGAACATCCTGAAAAATGCACAAACTGTCAATTATGTGTTTTAGAATGTCCAGACCAGGCAGTATCTGTTGAAGTTGATGAAGAATAA
- a CDS encoding HisA/HisF family protein, with the protein MEIIPVIDIMKGIAVHGKSGNRETYKPLKTVLCNSSNPIDIIEKYKKNGAEKVYIADLDAIMKKGDNFDVIRELPLYKIVDVGVSTKKDIEHIKNLNICNKLIVGTETLNDLDLLRENDIILSLDFKDGRLLNYELEDILNNINNNTPLIILDISSVGTQKGINKNLITHIIDKTNNPIYIGGGIKDEKDLKDAYDLGAHGVLIATAIHKGILNLKEIIEKYR; encoded by the coding sequence ATGGAAATTATCCCAGTAATAGATATAATGAAAGGTATCGCAGTTCATGGAAAAAGCGGAAATAGGGAAACTTACAAACCTCTAAAAACTGTTTTGTGCAATTCGTCAAATCCCATTGATATAATAGAAAAATATAAAAAAAATGGGGCTGAAAAGGTATATATTGCTGATTTGGATGCCATAATGAAAAAGGGAGATAATTTTGATGTTATTAGGGAGCTCCCATTGTATAAAATTGTAGATGTAGGGGTAAGCACTAAAAAAGATATAGAACATATAAAAAATTTAAATATATGTAATAAACTAATTGTAGGCACAGAAACATTGAATGATTTAGATTTATTAAGAGAAAATGACATTATTTTAAGTTTGGATTTCAAAGACGGGAGGCTATTAAATTATGAATTAGAAGATATATTGAATAATATAAATAATAATACTCCATTAATTATATTGGATATCTCTTCCGTTGGGACTCAAAAAGGCATTAACAAAAATTTAATAACGCATATAATTGATAAAACCAATAACCCAATATATATTGGTGGGGGGATAAAAGACGAAAAAGACTTAAAAGATGCTTATGATTTAGGAGCTCATGGTGTGCTTATAGCCACTGCAATTCATAAAGGAATTTTAAATTTAAAAGAAATTATTGAAAAATATAGATGA
- the vhuU gene encoding F420-non-reducing hydrogenase selenoprotein subunit VhuU, giving the protein MEIDEKKLNLIELVLRAYDPUYSCAAHMIVKDEKGKVLFELVKDE; this is encoded by the coding sequence ATGGAAATAGATGAGAAAAAACTAAATTTAATAGAGCTCGTATTGAGAGCTTATGACCCTTGATACTCATGTGCTGCCCACATGATAGTTAAAGATGAAAAGGGCAAAGTGCTATTTGAATTAGTCAAAGATGAATAA